Genomic DNA from Streptococcus uberis:
CGACTTTATAGAAGGTGGCCTTGCCGATTGGGTTGCCGAGCAAACCCCAATCGGAAGATGGACACAAGCTGAAGAAATAGCTGACCTGACAGATTTTTTAGTCTCCGGTAAAGCAGCTTCCATGCAAGGTGAAATTGTTAAAATTGATGGTGGTTGGACTTTGAAATAGGTTTCTGATTTCCCTTATGAGGAAATTAGGAATTATATTTTAAGGTAGAATTACTCTAAATAAGGAATTAAGTTCAAAAATAAGGAGAAAGATGACATGAAATTAACAGTAGTTGGAACAGGAAAAATCGTAGAAGAAGCCTTACCAATCATTACAGCCACAAATGGCATACAAGTCCAAGCCTTGGTTTCAACGCCTCGCAGTCAGGAAAAAGCCAAAGCTTTGGCTGACCACTATCAGATTCAAGATCTTTATACTGATTTAGAGGAGGCCTTAACTAATCCTAATACAGATACAGTTTATGTTGCTACGCCTAATCATTTGCACTATGAGATGACCAAGGCAGCTCTTTTAGCAGGTAAACATGTCATTTGTGAGAAACCATTCACCTTGAAGGAAGCTCAAGCACAAGAATTGGCAGAGATTGCTAAAAGGAAACAATTAATTCTACTAGAGGCTATTACCAATCTCTATTTAGAGAATTTTGCTGTCTTAAAAGAAGAATTAGCCAATTTGGGGGATATTAAGATTGTTGACTGTAACTATTCTCAATATTCGTCTCGCTATGATGCTTTCAAAGAGGGTGTGATTGCGCCAGCTTTTGACCCGGAAAAGGGAGGAGGGGCTCTTAGAGACCTTAATATCTATAATATTCATTTGGTGGTTGCTTTATTTGGTCTGCCGAAAACGGTCAATTATTTGCCAAATATGGAACGAGGAGTTGATACGTCAGGTATTCTACTTATGGATTATCTTGATTTCAAAGTGGTTTGTATTGCTGCCAAAGATTGTAGTGCAGAAGTTCGAACAACTATTCAGGGAAATCGAGGGTCATTAATTGTCGCTGGGGAAAGCAATACTTTGCCACAAGTTCAGGTAACGGAAAATGGTATCGAACCAAGAGTCATTAACAAAAACGGTTCGGAACATCGGATGGCAGCAGAGTTTAGAGTCTTTCAAGCCATTATTGATGAACGAGATTTTGAGCGTGCTCAAGAAGCATTGGACCATAGTTTGAAGGTTATGAAGGTACTTGATTTGGCCAGCCAAGGATTGTAACTCATATGAAAAAGCGAGCTGAGCTTTTTAGGGAAAGGATTTCTTTAAAAAGTCAGCTTTTCATTTTTCTGCAAAAAGCCTATTTCTATGCTATAATAGTAAGGAATTTTAAAAGATAAAAGGACATATTATGACAAATTACGCTATTATTCTAGCAGCGGGTAAAGGGACTCGCATGAAATCAGATCTACCAAAAGTTTTACATCAAGTTTCTGGTTTAACAATGTTAGAGCATGTTTTTAGAAGTGTTGCACATATCAATCCTCAAATGAACGTTACAGTCATTGGGCATAAGGCTGAACTGGTTCAAGAGGTCTTAAAAGAAAAGTCTGAATTTGTTTTACAAACTGAACAACTTGGTACTGGCCATGCTGTGATGATGGCAGAAGAAAAATTAGCTGACCTTGAAGGGAATACCTTAGTTATTGCAGGTGACACCCCATTAATTACTGGTGAAAGCTTAAAAAACCTTATTGATTTTCACGTTAACCATAAAAATGTAGCAACCATCTTAACTGCAAAAGCTGAAGATCCTTTTGGTTATGGCCGTATTATTCGAAATCATGATGATGAAGTGGTTAAAATTGTTGAGCAAAAAGATGCTAATGAGTATGAACAAAAAGTCAAAGAAATTAATACTGGTACTTATGTTTTTGATAATAAACGCTTATTTGAAGCATTGAAAAATATTAATACAAATAATGC
This window encodes:
- a CDS encoding Gfo/Idh/MocA family protein: MKLTVVGTGKIVEEALPIITATNGIQVQALVSTPRSQEKAKALADHYQIQDLYTDLEEALTNPNTDTVYVATPNHLHYEMTKAALLAGKHVICEKPFTLKEAQAQELAEIAKRKQLILLEAITNLYLENFAVLKEELANLGDIKIVDCNYSQYSSRYDAFKEGVIAPAFDPEKGGGALRDLNIYNIHLVVALFGLPKTVNYLPNMERGVDTSGILLMDYLDFKVVCIAAKDCSAEVRTTIQGNRGSLIVAGESNTLPQVQVTENGIEPRVINKNGSEHRMAAEFRVFQAIIDERDFERAQEALDHSLKVMKVLDLASQGL